In Aphelocoma coerulescens isolate FSJ_1873_10779 chromosome 13, UR_Acoe_1.0, whole genome shotgun sequence, the following are encoded in one genomic region:
- the NMUR2 gene encoding neuromedin-U receptor 2, translating into MAWVSNFSWFNHLALHEERLRGYLNSTEDYLTFLCGPRRSHLFLPMALVYSVIFIVGVVGNFLVCLVILKHRNMKTPTNYYLFSLAVSDLLVLLFGMPLEVYEMWSNYPFLLGPVGCYLKTALFETVCFASILSVTTLSVERYIAILHPFRAKLQSTRRRALRTVVALWVLSVLFALPNTGTHGIVLQHFPNGTLVPGSATCTVVMPLWIYNCIVQITSFLFYVLPMGVISVLYYLMGLRLKGDESLEVEEMAVNVQRPSRKSVTKMLFVLVIVFAICWAPFHIDRLFFSFVVEWTEPLANTFNLIHVVSGVFFYLSSATNPIIYNLLSQRFRMAFLSVISPCCKHCAPKHPTCKISSQKSMFVIENHNLMDSAENTSLPGTHRTSVSSSQLSTGL; encoded by the exons ATGGCCTGGGTCAGTAATTTCTCTTGGTTCAACCACCTTGCTCTACATGAAGAACGTCTCAGGGGGTACTTAAACAGCACTGAGGATTATTTAACCTTCTTGTGCGGGCCCAGGAGGAGCCACCTATTCCTGCCCATGGCTTTGGTGTACTCCGTGATCTTCATTGTCGGGGTGGTGGGGAACTTCTTGGTTTGCCTCGTAATCCTCAAGCACCGGAACATGAAGACCCCGACCAACTATTACCTGTTCAGCCTGGCGGTCTCAGACCTGCTCGTGCTGCTCTTTGGGATGCCCCTGGAAGTCTACGAGATGTGGAGCAATTACCCCTTCCTGCTGGGGCCCGTGGGCTGCTACCTGAAGACGGCGCTCTTCGAGACCGTGTGCTTTGCCTCCATCCTCAGCGTGACCACGCTCAGCGTGGAGAGGTACATCGCCATCCTGCACCCCTTCCGCGCCAAGCTGCAGAGCACCCGCCGGCGCGCCCTCAGGACCGTCGTGGCTCTCTGGGTGCTCTCCGTGCTCTTCGCCCTCCCCAACACGGGCACCCACGGCATCGTGCTGCAGCACTTCCCCAACGGCACGCTGGTCCCCGGCTCTGCCACCTGCACTGTGGTCATGCCCCTCTGGATCTACAACTGTATTGTCCAGATCACCTCTTTCCTCTTCTATGTGCTGCCCATGGGGGTGATAAGTGTGCTGTACTATCTGATGGGGCTAAGA TTGAAAGGAGATGAATCTCTGGAAGTGGAGGAAATGGCTGTGAATGTTCAGAGACCATCCAGGAAATCAGTCACCAAGATGCTGT TTGTCCTTGTGATAGTTTTTGCCATTTGCTGGGCTCCATTCCATATAGACCGGCTTTTCTTCAGCTTTGTTGTGGAATGGACTGAGCCTTTGGCCAATACGTTCAACTTAATTCATGTGGTGTCAG GTGTTTTCTTCTATCTGAGCTCTGCCACAAACCCCATAATTTACAACCTGTTGTCCCAGCGCTTCAGGATGGCTTTTCTCAGTGTGATttctccttgctgcaagcaCTGTGCCCCTAAACATCCAACTTGCAAGATTTCATCCCAGAAGAGCATGTTTGTGATTGAGAATCACAACCTCATGGACTCTGCTGAAAACACGAGTCTCCCTGGCACACACAGGACATCTGTCAGCAGCTCTCAGCTCTCCACTGGCCTGTGA